The following proteins come from a genomic window of Mammaliicoccus sp. Marseille-Q6498:
- a CDS encoding isochorismatase family cysteine hydrolase, whose amino-acid sequence MTSKSALLVMDMQNGIAKGLSNADEVIEANRKAIETARNNDIPVIFVRVAFSNDFAEVSPKNKSFSQIKKSGQAMGVNDEATQVVDELAPAENEVIVTKHRFSAFTGSNLEVLLRGKQVDHLILTGVATSGVVLSTAVEAADKDFELTILEDAVMDRELDKHEFLIDKILPRYADIVTIEEWNSSIK is encoded by the coding sequence ATGACTTCTAAATCGGCTCTATTAGTAATGGATATGCAAAATGGTATTGCGAAAGGTTTATCGAATGCAGATGAGGTAATTGAAGCGAATCGTAAAGCAATTGAAACTGCTAGAAATAACGATATACCCGTAATATTTGTTAGAGTTGCTTTTTCTAATGATTTTGCTGAAGTATCACCGAAGAATAAATCTTTTAGTCAAATAAAGAAAAGTGGTCAAGCGATGGGTGTTAATGATGAAGCGACACAAGTGGTTGATGAGTTAGCGCCAGCAGAGAATGAAGTGATTGTAACGAAGCATCGTTTCAGTGCTTTTACAGGAAGTAATTTAGAAGTATTGTTGCGTGGCAAACAAGTTGATCATTTGATATTAACTGGTGTTGCAACGAGCGGGGTTGTGTTATCTACTGCAGTTGAAGCGGCTGATAAAGATTTTGAGTTAACAATTCTAGAAGATGCTGTTATGGATAGAGAATTGGATAAACATGAATTTTTAATTGATAAAATTTTACCAAGATATGCAGACATTGTAACAATTGAAGAGTGGAACAGTTCAATTAAATAG
- a CDS encoding MFS transporter: MNQVPQGGNFNTKLYPPMILGSILNPINSSMLAVALIPIAQAFGVPFYQTTWLVSSLYLATSIGQPVIGKLIDIFGPRGLFLFATSLVGLASLIAIFTPSFYGLILARFLIGIGTCAGYPSAMYLISYEGRRTGQESPSKILTLLSISNQTISVIGPTIGGLLIHTGGWEAIFFVNIPLSILSFIFGYLYYPKVGSVNKIATLKEQIDFIGIILFTITLTSWMIFFMEPSQSIFYLFIIGLVSLIAFIIMELKSKKPFIDLRVLGHNIALDNTYLRTLLTAVVSYSVLYGYVQWLEEGRGLSAAHAGLMMLPQFIVGIAISQITGTRLSIKSKLYLGTICAFITMIGFQFIHEDTPIWMLIILSAIFGMPQGLLNLANQNALYNQAPKAIIGMSAGLLRTSMYMGAIVSSTLISTLFKGNHITEGMHGLGLFCMIISVAILVLTYLSRKTLNAK; this comes from the coding sequence ATGAATCAAGTACCACAAGGCGGAAACTTTAATACAAAGTTATATCCTCCTATGATTTTAGGTTCTATTTTAAATCCAATTAACTCTTCTATGTTGGCAGTTGCACTTATACCAATTGCACAAGCATTTGGCGTTCCTTTTTATCAAACGACATGGCTTGTGTCATCGCTATATTTAGCAACGAGTATAGGACAACCTGTTATAGGTAAATTGATAGATATATTTGGTCCGAGAGGTCTCTTTTTATTTGCTACAAGTTTGGTAGGACTAGCCAGTTTAATCGCGATTTTCACGCCTTCATTTTACGGTTTAATATTAGCTCGATTTTTAATTGGTATTGGTACATGCGCAGGTTATCCTTCTGCCATGTACTTAATTAGTTATGAAGGAAGAAGAACGGGGCAAGAAAGTCCAAGTAAAATATTAACACTATTGTCTATTTCCAATCAGACAATATCAGTAATTGGACCAACAATTGGCGGATTACTGATACACACCGGCGGTTGGGAAGCGATATTCTTCGTTAATATTCCATTGTCCATCCTTTCATTTATCTTCGGTTATTTATATTACCCAAAAGTAGGTAGTGTTAATAAAATAGCTACATTAAAAGAACAGATAGATTTCATAGGAATCATCTTATTTACGATAACACTTACAAGTTGGATGATATTCTTTATGGAACCAAGTCAATCAATATTCTACTTATTTATAATAGGATTAGTGAGTTTAATTGCTTTTATCATTATGGAACTAAAATCTAAAAAACCATTTATAGACTTAAGAGTATTAGGACATAACATTGCTTTAGACAATACGTATTTAAGAACACTATTAACAGCCGTTGTATCGTATAGCGTATTGTACGGTTATGTACAATGGTTAGAAGAGGGTAGAGGATTATCCGCAGCACATGCAGGACTTATGATGCTACCACAATTTATAGTAGGAATAGCAATATCACAAATAACAGGAACAAGACTATCCATTAAATCAAAGCTATATCTAGGAACAATATGTGCATTCATAACTATGATTGGATTCCAATTTATACATGAAGACACACCAATATGGATGTTGATCATACTATCCGCGATATTCGGTATGCCACAAGGTTTATTAAACTTAGCTAACCAAAACGCACTGTATAACCAAGCACCGAAAGCAATAATCGGAATGTCAGCAGGGTTACTTAGAACATCAATGTACATGGGCGCAATCGTATCATCTACACTCATCAGTACATTATTTAAAGGTAATCATATAACAGAAGGCATGCACGGATTAGGGCTATTCTGTATGATAATATCAGTAGCAATCCTTGTCTTGACGTACTTGAGTAGAAAGACACTAAACGCAAAGTAA
- the yidC gene encoding membrane protein insertase YidC, protein MKKLYTVLAFLAITLLLGGCAPQEGGAIHSTFVEPFVYLIKFFASFFNNSYGIGIIVVTICVRLIVMPFMLRSFKAQKKMQFKTKQLKPELDEINKKIKAAKDGEERAKYNKEMMDLYKQHDLNPLNLGCLPIIIQMPILMALYFAISKNEALASHSFAWFNLGSPDIYMALVAGALYLIQAYLSTRYMPEETKGQMKYFMYISPVMIFIVSMNAPAALPLYWSASAIVLIIQQYISNKYFNYHEEELELVETR, encoded by the coding sequence TTGAAAAAATTATATACAGTATTAGCATTTTTAGCAATTACATTATTACTAGGTGGGTGTGCTCCGCAAGAAGGTGGCGCGATTCATTCAACATTTGTAGAACCATTTGTTTACCTTATTAAATTCTTCGCTTCATTCTTTAACAACAGTTACGGTATAGGCATTATCGTCGTAACGATATGTGTGCGTTTAATCGTTATGCCATTTATGTTGCGTTCTTTTAAAGCACAAAAGAAAATGCAATTTAAAACAAAACAATTAAAGCCAGAATTAGATGAAATTAATAAGAAAATCAAAGCTGCTAAAGATGGTGAAGAACGAGCTAAGTATAATAAAGAAATGATGGATTTATATAAACAACATGACTTGAATCCACTAAATTTAGGATGCTTGCCAATAATTATACAAATGCCGATATTGATGGCTTTATATTTTGCTATATCAAAAAATGAAGCATTAGCAAGTCATAGTTTTGCGTGGTTTAACTTAGGCTCGCCTGATATTTATATGGCATTAGTAGCAGGAGCTTTATATTTAATACAAGCATACCTTTCAACACGTTACATGCCAGAAGAAACAAAAGGACAAATGAAATACTTTATGTATATCAGTCCAGTTATGATATTTATCGTCAGTATGAACGCACCAGCAGCACTACCATTATATTGGAGCGCAAGCGCAATCGTGTTAATCATTCAACAATATATATCTAATAAATACTTTAACTATCACGAAGAAGAGTTAGAACTAGTAGAAACAAGATAA
- a CDS encoding MarR family transcriptional regulator has protein sequence MMDNKNNYDHMLFYFAYKTFINTADDIISNHGMSRQHHRFLFFIDQMPGITMKQLLETLEISKQASHASLKKLKEKGLIRYVDSDNDRRVKQLYPTTEGSELVRTLNEAQNKLLQETFETAGNDWHAFMEHLAEKKSGFKNVKSLKRED, from the coding sequence ATAATGGATAATAAAAATAATTACGATCATATGCTATTTTATTTCGCATATAAGACGTTTATCAATACAGCAGACGATATCATTTCAAACCACGGCATGAGTAGACAACACCATAGATTTTTATTCTTCATTGACCAAATGCCTGGTATTACAATGAAACAACTTTTAGAAACACTCGAAATTTCAAAACAAGCATCACACGCATCACTTAAAAAATTAAAAGAAAAAGGACTAATCAGATACGTCGATTCAGATAACGACAGACGTGTTAAACAGCTCTACCCTACAACAGAAGGTAGCGAACTCGTTCGAACATTAAACGAAGCCCAAAATAAATTGTTACAAGAAACATTTGAAACAGCAGGAAACGACTGGCACGCATTTATGGAACACCTTGCTGAGAAAAAAAGCGGGTTTAAGAACGTTAAATCGTTGAAACGAGAGGACTAA
- a CDS encoding alpha-keto acid decarboxylase family protein, giving the protein MKKRIGEYLMDCLSTVGVEKVFGVPGDFNLAFLDDIVSRDDMDWVGNTNELNASYAADGYARLNGISAMVTTFGVGELSAVNGIAGSYAERVPVIAITGAPTTAVESAGKYVHHSLGEGKFDNYRKMFKEITTAQGYITVENAQVEIPRLIDAALAEKRPVHVHLPIDVAQTEIEIKNEYQPAELVNQEVSNYIEMIEQKLSAAKQPVIIAGHEINSFKLHEQLEQFVNQTEIPVVQLSLGKGAFNEESPYYMGIYDGSIAEEKIKNYVDNSDAILNIGAKLTDSATAGYSYEFDIDDVVMINHNNFKINETTAEFTLSNLVNGLLNIQYKNESHFPENNRAEKGNYTISDEPLTQETYFKMMQDFIGIDDIILAEQGTSFFGAYDLNLYKDNTFIGQPLWGSIGYTLPATIGTQMSNLYRRNILLIGDGSLQLTAQDISTMIREDLKPVIFVVNNDGYTVERKIHGENQPYNDIHMWDYKLLPAVFGGKDKVAVHDVETSADLDKVLLEINKSPNQMHFIEVKMDVSDAPEKLDAIGKAFSKQNS; this is encoded by the coding sequence ATGAAAAAACGTATCGGGGAATATTTAATGGATTGTTTAAGTACAGTAGGTGTTGAGAAAGTCTTTGGTGTTCCTGGAGATTTTAATTTAGCATTTTTAGATGATATCGTAAGTCGCGACGATATGGACTGGGTAGGCAATACAAATGAATTAAATGCGAGTTATGCTGCGGATGGTTATGCTCGATTAAATGGCATTAGTGCAATGGTAACGACTTTTGGTGTAGGAGAATTAAGTGCAGTAAACGGGATTGCTGGATCTTATGCTGAACGTGTACCAGTTATCGCGATTACAGGTGCGCCAACAACTGCTGTAGAATCAGCAGGTAAATATGTTCACCATTCTTTAGGTGAAGGTAAATTCGATAATTACAGAAAAATGTTTAAAGAAATAACGACAGCTCAAGGCTATATTACAGTTGAAAATGCGCAAGTAGAAATTCCAAGATTAATTGATGCTGCATTAGCTGAAAAAAGACCTGTACATGTACATTTACCAATTGATGTTGCTCAAACAGAAATTGAAATTAAAAACGAATATCAACCAGCTGAATTAGTTAATCAAGAAGTTTCAAATTATATCGAAATGATTGAACAAAAATTAAGTGCAGCTAAACAACCAGTCATTATTGCTGGTCATGAAATCAATAGCTTCAAATTACATGAACAATTAGAACAATTCGTTAATCAAACAGAAATACCAGTCGTTCAATTATCACTCGGTAAAGGTGCATTTAACGAAGAAAGTCCATATTATATGGGGATTTATGATGGCAGTATCGCAGAAGAAAAAATTAAAAATTATGTAGATAACAGTGACGCAATATTGAATATCGGTGCTAAATTAACAGACTCAGCAACAGCAGGGTATTCATACGAATTTGATATTGATGACGTCGTGATGATTAATCATAACAATTTTAAAATAAACGAAACAACAGCAGAATTCACTTTATCAAACTTAGTGAATGGCCTTTTAAATATTCAATATAAAAACGAATCACATTTCCCAGAAAATAATCGTGCTGAAAAAGGAAACTACACAATCAGTGACGAACCTTTAACACAAGAAACATATTTCAAAATGATGCAAGACTTTATTGGAATAGATGACATCATATTAGCAGAACAAGGAACATCATTCTTTGGCGCATATGATTTAAACTTATACAAAGACAATACATTTATCGGTCAACCTTTATGGGGATCAATAGGGTATACATTACCAGCAACAATAGGCACACAAATGTCTAACTTATATAGAAGAAACATCCTATTAATAGGAGACGGATCACTACAACTTACAGCACAAGACATTTCTACAATGATAAGAGAAGACTTAAAACCTGTAATATTTGTAGTCAACAACGACGGCTATACAGTAGAACGTAAAATCCACGGAGAAAACCAACCATATAACGACATCCATATGTGGGATTACAAACTATTACCAGCAGTATTCGGTGGTAAAGACAAAGTAGCCGTACACGACGTAGAAACATCAGCTGACTTAGACAAGGTATTACTTGAAATAAATAAATCACCAAACCAAATGCATTTCATCGAAGTAAAAATGGACGTATCAGACGCACCAGAAAAACTCGACGCAATCGGAAAAGCATTTTCGAAACAGAATAGCTAA
- a CDS encoding IS3 family transposase (programmed frameshift): MKRKMKLSVETFLKLFEIVEEGYSFETAIRKLNLNYDSKELRYKYHMYLEHGIDILISQPSYKKYSKKMKEKLAQDYFNKGISLEGLAIKYNIRSKSTVRLWINQYTEGKKNKSDEPEVYIVNPKKTTVEERIEIVKYCLDHNITYKEASEKFNLKYSQLYSWIQKYKEHGKDGLIDGRGKGKPQSIMTSEEELNARIKALEERNKYLEMENEVLKKEEEIERQDETKIRQEASYKTVKSLKDTYPIVWLCEVLEISRASYYKWLSRKAPLLELENKELISDIIDIYDKYEGIYGYRRIYIYIRLKLQKKVNHKRIHRLMKQLGLKAVIRRKRKKYIQNTPAYVAENVLNREFNETVPNKKWLTDVTEFRLNNGQKAYLSSIYDLGSKKIISHEINLSNNNEFVFKTLKKAMKGRNTKDILLHSDRGYQYTSPTFKKLLKDNGMIQSMSRVSKCIDNGPMENVWGILKSELFRGSKKHSFENIEKAKYSINQYIKFFNEDRITLKMAAFIA; the protein is encoded by the exons ATGAAGAGAAAAATGAAGTTATCTGTTGAGACATTTCTAAAATTATTTGAAATAGTTGAGGAGGGTTATAGCTTTGAAACAGCTATAAGAAAACTTAATCTGAATTATGATTCGAAAGAACTAAGATATAAATATCATATGTACCTTGAACACGGTATAGATATTCTAATATCACAACCTTCTTATAAAAAATATTCGAAGAAGATGAAAGAGAAGTTAGCTCAAGATTATTTTAATAAAGGTATTTCACTAGAAGGTTTAGCCATTAAATATAATATAAGAAGTAAATCAACTGTACGTCTATGGATAAACCAGTATACTGAGGGTAAGAAAAACAAATCAGATGAACCCGAGGTGTATATCGTGAATCCTAAAAAAACGACAGTAGAAGAAAGAATTGAGATTGTAAAATATTGCTTAGATCACAATATAACTTACAAAGAAGCGTCAGAAAAATTCAATTTAAAATATAGCCAACTTTACAGTTGGATTCAAAAATATAAAGAACACGGTAAAGATGGCCTTATTGATGGCAGAGGTAAAGGTAAACCACAAAGCATCATGACATCAGAAGAAGAGTTGAACGCCCGTATAAAAGCGCTTGAAGAAAGAAATAAATATTTAGAAATGGAAAATGAAGTATTAAAAAAGGAGGAAGAGATAGAAAGGCAG GATGAAACAAAGATCAGGCAAGAAGCATCCTACAAAACGGTCAAATCGCTAAAAGATACTTATCCAATAGTATGGTTATGCGAAGTACTAGAAATTTCTAGAGCGAGTTATTATAAGTGGTTGAGCCGAAAGGCACCACTATTAGAACTAGAAAACAAAGAATTAATCAGCGATATCATAGATATCTATGATAAGTATGAAGGTATTTACGGTTATAGACGTATATATATTTATATTAGATTGAAGTTACAGAAAAAAGTTAATCATAAACGCATACACAGACTAATGAAACAACTAGGATTGAAAGCAGTTATCCGTAGGAAACGAAAGAAATATATACAGAACACACCTGCTTATGTAGCAGAAAATGTACTTAATCGTGAATTTAATGAAACAGTCCCGAATAAAAAATGGCTAACTGATGTGACTGAATTTAGATTGAACAACGGTCAGAAAGCTTATTTAAGTTCAATTTATGATTTAGGTAGTAAAAAAATAATCAGTCATGAAATCAATTTATCCAACAATAATGAATTTGTATTTAAAACATTAAAAAAAGCTATGAAAGGTAGAAATACCAAGGATATTTTATTACATAGCGATAGAGGTTATCAATATACAAGTCCAACTTTCAAAAAGCTTTTAAAAGATAATGGCATGATTCAAAGTATGTCTCGTGTAAGCAAGTGCATTGATAATGGACCTATGGAGAATGTTTGGGGTATCTTAAAAAGCGAATTATTTAGAGGTAGTAAAAAACATAGTTTTGAAAATATTGAAAAGGCAAAATATAGTATCAACCAATACATTAAGTTTTTTAATGAAGATCGAATTACATTAAAAATGGCTGCCTTCATAGCTTGA